The Streptomyces rimosus genomic interval AGACGCGGCCGACGCGCTGCGCGACACCGCCCGCGTACGGACGCAAGCGCTGCTGGACGGGGCGGGGGTGGGGCCGGGATCGGGGCCGGGGACGGTGGACGTGATGGCGCTGGTGGCGCGCGTCGTGCCCGTCGAAGTGCTTGCCGATTTCGTCGGGCTGCCGGTCACGGCGGAGACGGCCGGGCTGGTCGGGCACGTCGCCCGCGCGTACCACGCACACGGCGAGACCGTCCCGGCCGCCGACCGCGCCCTCGCCCGGCTCGTAACGGTGTGCGGCGGTACGTGGGACGAGGCCACGGCGGCCCGCATCGGGCTGCTGGTGCAGGCGTACGACGCGACGGCGGGGCTGATCGGCAACGCGGCGCATCGGATGCTGTCCTGCGATACAGGCGATACGGGGAGTGCGAGCGGTACGGGGGATACGCCGGAGGGCTCCGCCGAGTCTGCCGCCGATGTCGTCACCGCCTCGCTCGACCGGACGCTGAGCGCCGACCCACCCGTACGGGGCACCCTCCGCGCCCCTGCGAACGGCGGTGATCCAGTACGGATCGCCCTGCTCACGGACGACGGATCGCTCGCCTTCGGTGCCGGCCCGCACGCCTGCCCCGGGCGCGCCCACGCCCGGGCGCTCGCGGCCGGAGTGCTGGACGCGCTGCTCGGGCGCGGCTGCCGCCTCGTCCGGCCGGACCTCGCGTACGAGCCGTCCCCGAACCTGCGGGTGCCGGTGCGGCTGGAGGTGACGTGCACATGAGCACGGAGACGAGCAAGCCGACGAGCGCGCAGACGGGCAAGTCGGCGGGCACGGAGACCGGCGCACCCGTGAGCGTCGACCGTACGGCCCTCACCCGTACCTTCCACGCCCTCCACCACCGCGACGCCCCGCTCCTGCTCCCCAACGCCTGGGACGCCGCCTCGGCCGCCGCCCTCGCCGCCGCGGGCTTCGCCGCGATCGGCACCACGAGCCTGGGCGTCGCCGCCGCCCTCGGCGAACCCGACGGGCAGGGTTCGGCCCTCGTACGGGATGCCACGCTCGCCCTCGCGCGACGGCTGGGCAGCCGTCTGACCTGCCCGTACACGGTGGACATCGAGGGCGGTTTCGGCGGTGGGCCGGAGGAAGTGGGGGAGCTGGCGCGCGAGTTGGCCGAAGCGGGCGCTTCCGGCGTCAATCTGGAGGACGGGCTGCCGGGGCGCGCGGGAGACGGCCCGCTGGTCCCGGCCGGGCAGCAGGCCGAGTTGATCCGCGCCGTCAAGGCGAGCGCGCCGGGGCTCTATGTCAACGCCCGTATCGATACGCACTGGCTCGTGGCGGACCCCGCCGCGCGGCCGCTGGACGAGACGCTGCGCCGCGCCGAAACGTATCTGGCGGCCGGGGCGGACGGAATCTTCGTACCGGGGATCGTCGACGAGCGGGCCATCGCCACGCTCGTCGCGGCGGTCCCGGCACCGCTGAACATCCTGTACGCGCCGGGCCGCCTCCGCCTCGCCCACTTGGCGGACCTGGGCGTACGGCGCGTCAGCACCGGTTCGCTGCTGTTCCGTTCGGCGCTGCACGCGGCGGTCGGGCTGGCCGGGTCCGTACGGGCGGACAAGCCGGGCCAGGACGTTGCCGGGGTGCCGGGTTACGGGGAGGTGCAGCGGCTGGCGGTACCGGAATGAACGGTCGGGCGGGCTCAGCCCTGCTGGGTCTGCCGACGCCGGAGCACCGTGATGCCCACGCCCGCCGCGCCCAGCGCGCCGGCCGCGCCCACGAGCCCGCCCGTCGGGAGCTGGCCGATCCGCTCGGCGATGCCGACGATGCCGTCCTCCGGCAGTACGGCGGACTTGCGGCCCATCGCGTGCGAAACGGTGGTGCCGGAGGCGTGCGAGGCGCCGGCGTCGGAGGCGTCGGCAGCGAACGCGCCGCTCGCCGGGAGGACCAGAACGGCTGCGACACCGGTCGCGACGGCGGCGGTACGGATCACGGAGTGGCGCTTGGCCCGCATGGGAACTACTCCTCGTCGTGGCGGTTTCCGGCCGCCCTGGGTCTGCTGGGTTCGTCGTGCGTGGATCTGCTGCTGCGTCGTGCTGCGTCGTGCCTGCGTCGTGCTGGCGGAGATCAATCTACGAGGCGTGTTTCACGGCGATCCGTAGGTTGTGTAACAGCCTGGACCCGCTCTGCGGGCAGTGATGTCACGGGCATGGGCGTGACCGGCCGTCCTCGCGCCCCCACTATGGGTAACTTTGTCTCGTTACGTGCAAATGTGTCCGTGCCGAGGAAGCGTGTCCGTACCGGGGAACACCCGTGCGAGATCCCGTAACGGGAAAGGTGGTGGTGGGCCGTGCGGCGCCGGATGCTCTCGGTGGTGGTGCCGCTCGTGGCGCCGCTGCCGCTCGCCCTGACGGCGGGCTGCGCGAACTTCACGGGCCTGCACGACGACGGCCGCGCGCGGAACGTGAAGGCGCCGCACGCCCTGTGGGCGGACCGGTCACCCTCGCCGCGCGTCCGGGAGGCGGACCCCGGCGACCAGCGCGCCGTGCCGGGCGTCGCCCGGGTCCCCTCCGGCGACATGAAGGACACCGACCCGGCGGCGGTCGTTCGCGCGGACCACGTGGCCGACGGGGGACGGCCGCCCGCCGCGAACGCCGTACGCAGCCCGGCCTACCACGATCTCACCGACGACGGGCGGCCCGACCTGATCAGCGCCGTCGACCTGGACGGGCGCACCAGCGAACTGCGCGTCTACAGCGTCCGGAACGCGGTGGTGACCCGCGTCCTCGCCCTGCGCGCCGTGCTCGCGGGCGTCGAACTGGCCGCCGGGCACCTCTCCGTACGCGAGCCCACCAAGGACCCGCGCTACGTCAGTGTCACCGACTACGTCTGGGACGGCAGCCGGATGGGCCTGTGGGACCTCACCCTGGACGACTACCGGACCCCGCAGAACCCTTCGCCGACCTCCAGCACACCCCCGCCCTCCCCCGGAGACCGGCTGTGACCCGCCCGGCCCTCTCCCTCCGCTGGAAGATCGCGCTGACCGTCACGGCGGTGTGCTGCGCCGTGGCCGCCGTCCTGGGCGTGCTCGTCCACAACGCCGTCGCCCGCCAGACCGTCGGCCAGGTGCACAAGGAGACGCTGGCCGACCTCGACGAGGCGCTGGAGCTGTACGAGTACGGCACGTCCCGCGAGGGGCTGAACTCCGTGCTCGACCCCGCCGAACTGCCGCCGGAGCTCCGCACGTCGGTGCACCACGACCGGCGCGGCAGCATGGTCGGCACGTATCAGGGGAAGCGCGTCATGTGGGCGGCGGCGCCGGCCGGCGGCCAGGTCATGGCGGTCTGGTCCCCGTACGAGAACACCCGCCGCTCCCTGGAGAACCTGGATACGGCGATCTTCGGCTCGGCCGTACTCGCCGCCACCGCCGTCGCCCTCGCCGGGCTGTTCCTCGCCCACCGCATCAGCCGGCGGCTGGGCACCACGGCCGCCGTCGCCCGCCGTATCACGGCCGGGGACCTGGACGCGCGGGTCGGCGACGAGGACCGGGGGCGGCGCCGGCCCGCGCCGCAGGACGAGGTGGCGGCGGTGGCCGCGGCGCTGGACTCGGTGGCCGGTTCGCTCCAGGGCCGCCTCCAGGCCGAGCAGCGCTTCACCGCCGATGTCGCCCACGAACTGCGCACCCCGCTGACCGGCATCCTCGCCTCGGCCGAGCTGCTGCCCGAGGGCCGCCCCAAGGAGATGATCAACGACCGGCTGCGGGCGCTGCGCCGGCTCACCGAGGACCTGCTGGAGATCTCCCGGATCGACTCCGGCGCCGAACGCGCCGAGCCGGCCTCGTACGAGCTGGGCGCGCTGGTCCGCAGTTCGGTGCGGGGCATGGGGCTCGACACCCAGGTACGGGTCGTGCGCGAAGCGGTCGTACGGACGGACCGCCGTCGGCTGGACCGCATCCTGTGCAACCTCGTCCTCAACGCGCACCGGCACGGGGAGCCGCCGGTGGTGGTGACGGTGGACGTACCGGGCGGGGCGTCTGCCGCGGCGGCCGAGGGCGAGAGGGCCGGGCACGAGGCGGCGTACGGTGACGGGCCCGCCGCGGTCCCCGTCGTGGAAGTACGCGACCACGGCCCCGGCTTCCCGGACGCGCTGCTGCACCGCGGCCCGCAGCGCTTCCGCACCGACGCGCCCGGCCGCGGCAAGGGCCACGGCCTCGGCCTGACCATCGCGGTCGGGCAAGCGGCCGTCCTGGGCATCGAACTGAGCTTCACCAACGCGCCGGACGGCGGCGCGCGGGCCGTGCTCCGCCTTACGCCGCCGCCGGAAGAGCCGCCCGCCGCGTCGCCTACTCGGCCGCCGGCCGACCCACCCGGATAGCGAGGGCGTACACCCGGGTGATCTGGTGCGGGCTGTTGTTGTTGTCCGAGACGAGGAACAGCGGCAGCCGCCCCTTGTACGGGCCCGAGGCCAGCGGCGCGGTGCCGAGCGCCATTCCTTCCGCGTTCTCCAGCAGCGGGTTCAGCTGCGGCTGCGCGGCGGCCGAACCACCCCTCGGGCACGTCACGAGATCGACGGGCTCCCACTTCTTCGCGAACGCGTCGACCGGCTCGGACTGCAGCGACTCGACCTTGGACACGTCCTTCGCACGGCTCAGATCGGCGCCGAAGATCCGTACCGCGTTCCCCTGGCCCTCGGCGTGGTTGGTCTCCAGGACCAGCAGCCGGTCGCCGCCCAGCGCCACCAGCTCCGACATGCGCAGCCCGGCCGCCGACTGGTAGGCGTACTGCTTGTCCGCTACGTACGTGCCGCCGGGCGTTCCCTTGAAGCGCTGGATGCGCAGCAGGCTGCGGCCGCGCGCCTTGCCGTCGCGGAAGAGCGGTGCCTCCAGGCCCGCGTACAGATACCGCCCGTCCGGGGACGCGCCCAGCGCTTCCAGGTTCTCCGGCCCCGCCCACCTGACGAGGTTGTGCGGCAGCTCGATACGGCCCAGCTCCGCGCCGTCCGACACCCGGAACCTGCGGATGGACGGACCCGCCTCCGAGGCGACCAGTACGGTGCGCCCGCCCTGCTCCAGGACCAGGCCCTCGCCGTCGAAACGGCCGCCGCCGGTGGGGTGGAGGGTGCGCATGTCGATGGCGCGGGCGGCGGGCGGGGAGGCGCCGGTGGTGCCGAGGTCCAGTTCGAAGATCCGGCCGGGCGAGTTGTCGGCCAGCGCCCAGGCGCGGGACGGGCCGGCCATCGCCAGGGCGGACAGCCCGTCGACCGGTACGGCGGCCTCGTACTCGACACCGTCGAGGGCGTCGCTGTGGCCGATCAGCGCCACATCGTCGGAACAGTCGCCGGAGGACGGCACCTCGTCCCGGGACTGCCACCACACGAAGGACGGTACGGCGACGGCCGCCACACACAGGGAGGCGATCAGGCCCCGGCGGCGGGTCCTGCGCTTCCTCGCCTCCTGCTCTTCCTCCTCCCGCTGCCGCTCGCGCTGCCGCTCCAGTTCCCGGTCCGTCGCGCCGTCCCCCGGGCCGCCCGCCCCTGCGGCCTGACCGCCCTGCGGTACCTGGGGCACGGGCCGCGCCGCCCGGTTCCGTACGAACGGCAGCTTCTCGATGCTGTTCTGGCTCTGCTGCTGGGGCAGCGGCCGGTTCTTCGCCCGCAGCGCGCGGCGGACTTCGCGGTAGATGGCTTCCAGGGTGAGGTGGGTGTCCGGCCCGTTCGCGTCCGGTGGCTCACCAGGCTCCGAGGACGCGGCCTCCGGAACTCGGCCGGCTGCCTGCGCCCCCGGAATGCCCTCGCGCAGCACCCGCAGAAATTCCCCCGTGAACGCCGTGTACTCCTCGCCCTCAGGAGCCAGCGCCTCTACATTCCACGGCGTCGAGGTGAGGAGGTACGAGACGCCCTCCATGCTGTCCATGCCCTCGAACAGGGCCTCGCCGAGCCGGCTGGACGCCAGCTGCGTGGCCGCCGCGGTGGACATGGCGCCGCCGGCCATCGTCCCGGCGGACATCCCCTTGATCACGCTGCCGCTGTAGCAGCAGTCGAGGATGACGATGCGGAGCCTGGGCGGCGTACGGGTGCCGAGCACACTGCGCAGCCAGGCGTACGGGATGCCGCTGTGCAGCTTCCCGGCCTCCGTACCGGGCAGCGTGAGATACAGCCCCTCCTGTTTGGAGTCGAGGAAGCCGTGCCCGGCGTAGTACACGATCAGCGTGTCCTTCGCGGTGTGCACCGCCTGCTCGACCGGCCGCAACGCGGCGGTGATCGTCCGCGGGTTGAGCACCACCCGGCAGTTCCGCTTCGGCATGCCCCCGATGGTCCGGTCGGTCAGCGCGGCCCGGAGCGCCTTGAGGTTGTTCCGCACGGCGGGCAGCTGCGGCAGGGTGGTGTACGAATCGACGCCGATGATCACGCAGGCCGATTCCGCGGGGTTGAACACCGGGTCGGGATAGCCTCCGTTGTCTGTCATCGGTCAGGTCCTGGGGCGGGGGGCCGGGTTTGGGGCCTGGTTCGGTGTCGGGGCCGGAGCCGGTGCCGGGTTCGGGCTCCGGTTCCCGTCTGGCGACTGGTGCGGCTCCGGCTCGTCCGGCTCGCCCGGCGCCTCTGATTCCTCCGGTCCCTCCGACCCCTCCGGTCCCGTCGGTTCCTCCAGCCGCTCCAGCTCCGCCAGCGCCCGCAGGATGCTCCGTGCGCCGTCCGTGTCCGCCGTGGCGAAACTGACCCGTACGCCATTGCGTTCGACCGTCATCCTGGGGCGTGCCGCATACGCCCTGCGCCAGCCGTCGATGGCGAGGGCGAGGCTGCTCAGCTGGAAGGCGCTGTCCACGATCAGCTGCACCGCCTCGAACCCCAGCCCCATCTTCCCGGGCTGCGTCTCGCGCGCCCGCAGCGAGACCCGCGCGCTGCGGCCGACCGCGGGATCGTCCGCCAGCCAGTCGCACAGCGACCGCAGTTCGCGGTCGCTCCCGGCATCGTCCAGCCTGACCTGAATGCTCATTCGTCCCCCACGTTGCTGTCCGGCCTCGTGCCAACTCTCGCCCCATACCCCGCCGCCCCGCCGGGATTCACGGAATGGTGGGCGTGCTCCGCGAGCTGATGCATCCGAACGGGTGGGAGATGCCGAGGAGTTGACGCGGGAGGGCGCGTCGCCGGAACCGGGGGTCTCCGGCGGCCCCGTCTGGCAGGATCACCTCCATGTCGAACGTTTCATCGAATACGTACACCTACACCCGTGTCGGGGCGATCCTGCACGAGATCGGCATGGTGACCGAGGAGAAGATGCGCAGCGTCCTCGAAGAGGCCGCCACCTACGCGGACGAGGAGATCGACCACTACGAGGCGGCGGGCTCCCTCGAAGAGTTCGGGGTGGCGGTCTGCGTCCACGCCGACGACATCGACTCGATCCACGACGACTACGCGGACCTGATGGAAGCCGCCGCCAAGGCCGCCGGCGGCCGGGTCGCCATCACCAACGTGCGGCTCGACGAAGGCGAGGACGACCTCGACATCGGCCGGATGGACACCCTGACGTTCGAACGGAACGGCACGCCCATGTCCATCGACGCCGAGCACTTCGCGGAGGACTACTACGACCACGCCGCGGCCTGCGAGGCCATCGCCGTGACCGCCCACGAGGACGACCCCCGCTCCTGGCGCGAAGTCGACTTCGAGCGGGAACCGCACCGCGGTTACGACAGCATCATGGTCCTGGCCACGCCGGAGCAGGCGCGGGCGCTGGAGGAGCGCCTGGGGTTCAGGTTCCCGGAGTAGCCGGTACGTCCATGCGCTGCGTCCCGATGACCGACAGCAGCCGCAGCGCCTCTTCCGACGGTGAACCGGGCGCGGCGGTGTAGATGGCGACCTGCTGGTCCCGGTCCGCGATGTCCAGGACGTCGCAGCTGACGGTGACGGGGCCGACGAGCGGATGGTCGAACGTCTTGCACAGGGCGGGCCGGGCGGCCACGTCATGGGCGGCCCAGAGCCGGGCGAACTCCTCGCTCCCGGCACGGAGTTCATCGACCAGGCCGGTCACCTCCGGTGAGTTGGGGTAGCGGGCCGCGGCGGCACGCAGGTGCCGGGCCGCCGACCGGGCGAACTCGTCCGCGTCCGAGACGCCGTACAGCCGCCGGCCGCCCTCGTTCGGGGTGAGGAAGGCGCGCCGGAGGAGGTTGCGGTCCCGGCGCGGCAGCGCGGAGAAGTCCTCCATCAGGGCGGCGGCCAGGTCGTTCCAGGCGATGACCTCGTACGTCGCGGACAACACGATGGCCGCGGCCTCCGGCAACCGCTTCAGCAGGTCGACGATGCTCTGCCGCACCTCGCGCGAAGGGCCGGGCGGGGGACCGGGCGGGGTGCCCGCGAGGTGGTGGAGGTGATCGCGCTCGGCGTCCGAGAGGCGCAGCGCGCGGGCGAGCTGGGCCAGCACCTCGCGGGAGGGGTGCGGAGCGCGGGCCTGCTCCAGCCGCGCGTAGTACTCGGTCGAGATGTACGCCAGCCGCGCCACCTCCTCGCGACGCAGCCCCGGCGTGCGGCGGCGCGTCCCGGCGGGCAGCCCCACCTCGGCGGGCGTGAGGCGCTCGCGCCTGCTCCGCAGGAAGCCGCCCAGCTCTTGTCGTACTCGTCGATCCACCCGACCAGTGTGCGCGGGGGCGCGCCACCCATCCAGGTACTGGTGGTGCCTGGATGGCTGCTCAGCCAGGTACTGCCTGTTCCTGGATGAGCGGGACGGCGTTGCGCAGGCTCGTCGGCATGAACGAGACACCGACCGTCCCCGGTACCCCCATGCCCGCCACCTCCACGCCCGCTGCCCCTCTGCCCGCCACCGCCACGTCCACCGCGGCCGTGGGCCTGCTCGCCGACAAGGTCGCCTTCATCACGGGTGCCGGGCGGGGCATCGGCGCCGCCTCGGCGCGGCTGTTCGCCCGGGAGGGCGCCCGGGTGCTCCTCGCGGCCCGCACCGAGCACCAGCTCAAGGCGGTGACGGAGGAGATCCGGGCGGCCGGCGGCACCGCGGACTACGTGGTGTGCGACCTGGCCGACCCCACGAGCGTCCGGACCGCCGTCGAACGGTGCGTGCAGCTGTACCGCCGGCTCGACGTCGCCTTCAACAACGGCGCCACGGGCCAGCCGCCCGGCCCGATGGACCAGCTGTCGGAGGCCGACTTCGACCACGTCTGTGCCGTCAACCTCAAGGGCCCGTGGCTCGCCATGACCGCCGAGATCGCCGCCATTCGCGCCACCGCGCGGCGCGGGGCCATCGTCAACACCTCCAGCGTCGGCAGCCTGATGGGCAACCCTCAGCTGCCCGCGTACGGCGCCGCGAAGCGGGCGCTCAACAGCCTCACCGAGTCGGCGGCCGTCACGTACGGCCCGGAGGGCATCCGCGTCAACGCCATCGCGCCCGGCACCACGCTCACCGAGATGCTGCGCGAGTGGGACGAGAAGGCCCCCGGCACCATCGACCACCTCAACGCGCAGACCCCGCTGGGCCGCCCCGCCGCCCCGGAAGAAATAGCCGAGGCCGCCGCCTGGCTCCTCAGCGACCGCTCGTCCTATGTCACCGGGACGGTCCTCCGGGTGGATGGGGGGATGTGGGTCTGAGGGGGAGGGGTGGGGATGCGGTGGGGGCGGTTCCGGGCGGTCCCGGGCGGTCCCGGGCCGCTTCGGACCGGATGGGTGATACGGACGGCACGGGGCCGGCCCGGTTCGCGCGGGGTTGCTCCGGCCTGAGGGTGGGCGGGGTGGTGTGGGCCGGGGCGGGCTGGGGCTGTGGTCCAGGGCGGGCCGGGGCTGTGGTCCGGGGTGTGCGGGGGCGGTGTGGTCCGGGGTGTGCGGGAGGCGGTGTGGCCCGGCGTGTGCGTGGGTGTCGCGCACGGCACGGGGCCGCCCGGTCCGCGCGGGCTCGTCCCGGCCGGGGGCGTACGGGCCGCCTCGGACCGTATGGGGCCGCCCGTATGGGGCCGCCCTGGCCCGAGGGCCTGCGGGCCGCCTCGGACCGTACGGTTCCGCCCGGGCCCGGGGGCTTACGGGGCCGCCCCGGCCCGGGTCTGCCCCGGACCGTACGGGCCCGCCCCGGCCCGAGGGTGCGCGGGCCGCCTCGGGACCGTACGAATCCGCACGGGCCCGAGGGCGTGCGGGCCATCTCGGGCCGTACGGATCCGCCCGGGCCCGAGGGCGTATGGGCCGCCCCGGCCCGGGTCTGCCCCGGACCGTACGGGGGCGCCCCAGCCCGTACGGGCCCGCCCCCGACCGTACGGAGCTG includes:
- a CDS encoding esterase-like activity of phytase family protein, translating into MTDNGGYPDPVFNPAESACVIIGVDSYTTLPQLPAVRNNLKALRAALTDRTIGGMPKRNCRVVLNPRTITAALRPVEQAVHTAKDTLIVYYAGHGFLDSKQEGLYLTLPGTEAGKLHSGIPYAWLRSVLGTRTPPRLRIVILDCCYSGSVIKGMSAGTMAGGAMSTAAATQLASSRLGEALFEGMDSMEGVSYLLTSTPWNVEALAPEGEEYTAFTGEFLRVLREGIPGAQAAGRVPEAASSEPGEPPDANGPDTHLTLEAIYREVRRALRAKNRPLPQQQSQNSIEKLPFVRNRAARPVPQVPQGGQAAGAGGPGDGATDRELERQRERQREEEEQEARKRRTRRRGLIASLCVAAVAVPSFVWWQSRDEVPSSGDCSDDVALIGHSDALDGVEYEAAVPVDGLSALAMAGPSRAWALADNSPGRIFELDLGTTGASPPAARAIDMRTLHPTGGGRFDGEGLVLEQGGRTVLVASEAGPSIRRFRVSDGAELGRIELPHNLVRWAGPENLEALGASPDGRYLYAGLEAPLFRDGKARGRSLLRIQRFKGTPGGTYVADKQYAYQSAAGLRMSELVALGGDRLLVLETNHAEGQGNAVRIFGADLSRAKDVSKVESLQSEPVDAFAKKWEPVDLVTCPRGGSAAAQPQLNPLLENAEGMALGTAPLASGPYKGRLPLFLVSDNNNSPHQITRVYALAIRVGRPAAE
- a CDS encoding isocitrate lyase/PEP mutase family protein; the protein is MSTETSKPTSAQTGKSAGTETGAPVSVDRTALTRTFHALHHRDAPLLLPNAWDAASAAALAAAGFAAIGTTSLGVAAALGEPDGQGSALVRDATLALARRLGSRLTCPYTVDIEGGFGGGPEEVGELARELAEAGASGVNLEDGLPGRAGDGPLVPAGQQAELIRAVKASAPGLYVNARIDTHWLVADPAARPLDETLRRAETYLAAGADGIFVPGIVDERAIATLVAAVPAPLNILYAPGRLRLAHLADLGVRRVSTGSLLFRSALHAAVGLAGSVRADKPGQDVAGVPGYGEVQRLAVPE
- a CDS encoding sensor histidine kinase, whose amino-acid sequence is MTRPALSLRWKIALTVTAVCCAVAAVLGVLVHNAVARQTVGQVHKETLADLDEALELYEYGTSREGLNSVLDPAELPPELRTSVHHDRRGSMVGTYQGKRVMWAAAPAGGQVMAVWSPYENTRRSLENLDTAIFGSAVLAATAVALAGLFLAHRISRRLGTTAAVARRITAGDLDARVGDEDRGRRRPAPQDEVAAVAAALDSVAGSLQGRLQAEQRFTADVAHELRTPLTGILASAELLPEGRPKEMINDRLRALRRLTEDLLEISRIDSGAERAEPASYELGALVRSSVRGMGLDTQVRVVREAVVRTDRRRLDRILCNLVLNAHRHGEPPVVVTVDVPGGASAAAAEGERAGHEAAYGDGPAAVPVVEVRDHGPGFPDALLHRGPQRFRTDAPGRGKGHGLGLTIAVGQAAVLGIELSFTNAPDGGARAVLRLTPPPEEPPAASPTRPPADPPG
- a CDS encoding cytochrome P450 family protein → MRTSDDTRAEVGPGALTDPDWVVPPVPQDVPEGGMAWLRARVARFSSGEAHVRRRALAVGPLGGGDAADALRDTARVRTQALLDGAGVGPGSGPGTVDVMALVARVVPVEVLADFVGLPVTAETAGLVGHVARAYHAHGETVPAADRALARLVTVCGGTWDEATAARIGLLVQAYDATAGLIGNAAHRMLSCDTGDTGSASGTGDTPEGSAESAADVVTASLDRTLSADPPVRGTLRAPANGGDPVRIALLTDDGSLAFGAGPHACPGRAHARALAAGVLDALLGRGCRLVRPDLAYEPSPNLRVPVRLEVTCT
- a CDS encoding SDR family NAD(P)-dependent oxidoreductase; the protein is MPATSTPAAPLPATATSTAAVGLLADKVAFITGAGRGIGAASARLFAREGARVLLAARTEHQLKAVTEEIRAAGGTADYVVCDLADPTSVRTAVERCVQLYRRLDVAFNNGATGQPPGPMDQLSEADFDHVCAVNLKGPWLAMTAEIAAIRATARRGAIVNTSSVGSLMGNPQLPAYGAAKRALNSLTESAAVTYGPEGIRVNAIAPGTTLTEMLREWDEKAPGTIDHLNAQTPLGRPAAPEEIAEAAAWLLSDRSSYVTGTVLRVDGGMWV
- a CDS encoding helix-turn-helix transcriptional regulator; this encodes MDRRVRQELGGFLRSRRERLTPAEVGLPAGTRRRTPGLRREEVARLAYISTEYYARLEQARAPHPSREVLAQLARALRLSDAERDHLHHLAGTPPGPPPGPSREVRQSIVDLLKRLPEAAAIVLSATYEVIAWNDLAAALMEDFSALPRRDRNLLRRAFLTPNEGGRRLYGVSDADEFARSAARHLRAAAARYPNSPEVTGLVDELRAGSEEFARLWAAHDVAARPALCKTFDHPLVGPVTVSCDVLDIADRDQQVAIYTAAPGSPSEEALRLLSVIGTQRMDVPATPGT
- a CDS encoding effector-associated constant component EACC1, encoding MSIQVRLDDAGSDRELRSLCDWLADDPAVGRSARVSLRARETQPGKMGLGFEAVQLIVDSAFQLSSLALAIDGWRRAYAARPRMTVERNGVRVSFATADTDGARSILRALAELERLEEPTGPEGSEGPEESEAPGEPDEPEPHQSPDGNRSPNPAPAPAPTPNQAPNPAPRPRT